From the Nevskia ramosa DSM 11499 genome, the window GCGCGGAGGAAGCGATCGTTCTGCAGATGTTCGGGCTGGTTGGTCATGGTGCGAGCGCGCTGAGGATTTCGGATTGGATGGCCAGCGCCGCAGCGCGGGGGTCTGCTGCATCACGGATCGGACGGCCGACGACGAGGTAATCCGCGCCGGCTTTCAGCGCGCGAGTCGGCGTCATCACCCGCTTCTGATCGCCGCTACCGCCAGAAATTACGTCGTTGTCGACCGGACGGATGCCCGGCGTCACGCAGATCAGTTCGTGCGGAGCTTCGCGCCGCAGCTTCTCGACTTCAAGGCCCGACGACACCACGCCGTCGCAGCCGGCCGCGAGCGCGCGGCGGGCTCTGGAGAGCACCAGCGCGTCGACATCGCAGGCAAAGCCGAGATCGTCGAGATCGCCGCGATCGAGGCTGGTCAGCGCGGTCACGGCCAGCACCTTCAGGCCGTTCG encodes:
- the pyrF gene encoding orotidine-5'-phosphate decarboxylase; amino-acid sequence: MSETRSNIDPRDRLIVALDVPEAADARALVERIGDAATFYKIGMELCMAPGFFELLTWLRKQDKKVFVDLKFFDIPETVARAVARLSEQGAQFCTIHGNQAIMQAAAKAKSNGLKVLAVTALTSLDRGDLDDLGFACDVDALVLSRARRALAAGCDGVVSSGLEVEKLRREAPHELICVTPGIRPVDNDVISGGSGDQKRVMTPTRALKAGADYLVVGRPIRDAADPRAAALAIQSEILSALAP